From the genome of Corallococcus macrosporus DSM 14697:
GAGCGGCGGCTGCGGACGCAGTTCACGGAGCATCTGAAGGAATCGGGCTGGCTGGACGCATCGGCCGAGCCCGGGCGGATGGAGCTGGGAGTCCTCCTGGCCTCGCTCGCCTTGTGCGCAATCGGGAGCATGCCCTCATGAGGTGGTACGAGAGACATATCGACGCCAGCCTGACCCGGTGGTCGTTGGGGGACCTGTCCTCCCACCAGGCCGCCCGCCTGCTGCGCCACGCCCACGACTGCCGCCGCTGCGGCCCCCGCTACGAGCGCTGGGCCCAGGCCCACCGCGCCCTCGAAGGCAATGACCTCCACGCCCCGTCCTCCGTGGAGCTCAAAGCCTTGTCAGACGGAGGCCTGGAGGCCGCCCTCGCCGCCGCCGCGCCAGAGCAGACGCTCTCCCGGTGGCCCTCCCTGGCCCTCCTCGGCGGCGCGCTGGCCGCGGTCTTCCTCGCCGTCGTGCTCGTCCCCTCCGCCTCGAACACGCTCGGAGAGTTCACCTCCCGCGGCGAAGGCACCACGCCCCCCAGCGTCGCCCTGCGCATCTTCTGCGCCACCCCCGGCCAGGCTCTGCGGGAGCTGCACGCCGGAGACGCCTGCCGCGCCGGCGCCATGCTCGCCTTCGCCGCCGGGGGCAAGGCGCCCTTCACCCACGTCGCGGTCCAGGTCCGCGGCGCCAAGAAGGCGGAGGTGACGGCCGGTCCCTTCGCCCTGTCTGGAAGCCTGGGCAAGGAAGCCCCCCTCGAGCTGACCGTGGCCATGCCCGAGACGGCCGGCACCGTCGAAGTCGTCGCCGTCTTCGCGGGCAGCCCGGCCGAGTCCCTGGCGACCCTGCGCGGCGAGCCCACCGAGGGCACGGTGGTGCTCAGGCAGTCAGTGAGGGTAGAGGAAGGGCCATGAAAAAGCTGGGAGTGCTCCTCGGCGCCGCGGCACTGCTGCTGGCCCGTGGTGCCTCGGCCGAAGCCGTGGTCCGCCGTGCCCTGGTCATTGCCCATAACGGGAGCGACGACCCGTCGCTCCCGTCGCTGCGTTTCGCGGACGATGACGGCGTGCTGTGGGCGGAGACGCTTCAGCGCCTGGGCGTGGAGACGACGCTGCTGGTGGACCCGGACGAAGCGACGCGCGCCACGGCCCGGCCGGTGCTCGCGGGCGCCCGGCCCCCAACCCCCGACGAGGTGAAGCGCGAGGTGGCCCGCCTCCGCGCGGCCAACCTCGTTGACCATGAATTGGGACGACAGACAGACGTGCTGCTCGTCTACGTGGGCCACGGAAACACAGACGAAGCAGGGCGCGCGTACTTCACGCTCGACGGGGGACGGCTCGACAAGGCCAGCCTCTACGCGGACGTGGTGGACCCGCTCGGCGCCAGCTACGTCCACCTCATCGTGGACGCGTGCCGCGCCTCCGGCGTCGTGGGAAGCCGCGGCGGCCAGACGGACGCGGCGGTGCTCGCGGAGCTGCGCGGCATGCTCGCCCGCGAGCAGCTCGCCACCCGGCCCACGGTGGGCGCCGTGTTCGCGGAGAGCGACGACGGCGAGACGCACGAGTGGTCCCGCATCCGCGCCGGCGTCTTCAGCCACGTGGCCCGCTCTGGCCTCATGGGCGCCGCGGACATCAACGGCGACGGCCAGGTGGAGTACAGCGAGCTGGGCGCCTTCGTCACCGCGTCGCTCCAGGGCGTGAAGGGCCTCCCCGCGCGCCTGTCCCTCCACGCCTTCGCACCCACCCGCGAGCCCCGGCGTCCGCTGGTGGGCCCCGCGCCGAAGGGGCCCAGCCTCCCGCTGCCCTCGGGCCTCGAGCACTCGCGCATCTCCGTGGAGGACTCGGACGGACGGCGCCTGGCCGACGTGCGCCGCTCCGAGGACCAGTACGTGCTGCTGCGCCTCCCCGAGCGCGACGTGTATTGGATTCGCACGCCCACGCAGGAGGCCCGCATCACCCTGGCCGAGCTGTCCACCGGCGTCATCGACCTGGGCGACCGCGAGCTCCAGGAGCGCGGCCCCGCCGAGGAGGCCCTGCGCAAGGGCTTGTTCGCGGTGCCGCTCGACAAGGCCTTCTACGAAAGCTACGTGGCGGCAACGGGGCTCGCGCACGTGGGCGTATCCCAGGCCTTCCCGCCGGGCGCGGGCGGCGCCTTCCCGCGCTTCATGACGCGGCGGCCCCACGCAATGGAAGGCTGGGACCTGGGCTGGACGGGACAGCAGGCCCCGCTCGGGATGGACACGCTGGCCACCGGCCCCACGGTGACGTGGCGGCGCGAGGCGCCCCTGCCGTCGCTCTACTACGGCGCGCGCGCCAGCTATGGCCTGACGCCGCTGGCCACCGACGGCATCCGCACGCACCGGGGCGCGCTGCTGGGACTCCTGGGCGCGCAGGCTCCGAAGCGCCTGCGCGTGCCGCTGTTCCTGGAGGCGGGCGCGGGCTGGGGCTTCCTGGGCATCACCCGCGGACAGGTGCGCATGGGCGACCCCACCGTGTTCTCCACGTACACGGCGGCGGGGGTGACGGGAAGTCTGGCGGGTGTGCGGCTGCGGCTGGCGGCCACGTTCACCTACGACCGCGTCACCCTCGACAACAGCAATCACTGGGACCGCGCCTTCGGCTTCGAGCTGGCGCTGCGACGCTGAGGGACCTGTTCATGAGACGCATGTGGATGGCGGTGCTCGTGCTCGCCACGGGGTGTGACGGCATCGACCTGGAGCAGCTCGTCCGGCAGCACCCGCCGCTCACCCGGCTGGACCCCGAGCCCGCGGGCGCCAACTGCGTCCATGGGGGCCACTTCGTCCGCACCGGCCTGGACCGGAATGACAACGGCGCGCTCGACGACGACGAGGTGACACGCGCCGAGTACGCGTGTGTCACCTCCATCCCCGGCGTGCTGGTGCGCGTGCAGGACGAGCCCGCGGGCGCGAACTGCACCGAGGGCGGCAAGGTGTACCGCGCGGGCCAGGACACCAATGGCAACGGCGAGCTGGACGACAGCGAGGTCAGCCGCCAGGTCTACGGCTGCGCCAGCTCCGGGGCCGTGGTCACCCGCGTGCGCCCCCGGGAGCCGTTCATCTTCCCCTGCGGCGAACAGGGCGCCGTCGTGGAGGCGGGCCAGGACCAGGACGGCGACGGCGTGCTGGATGACGCAGAGGTCCGGGCCACGGCCAACCTCTGCGTCCTCCCCTCCGAGGTCCTGCTGCGCCAGTCACCCGCGCCCGCGGGCGCCGCGTGCCCCACGCCCAGCACCCAGGTGGACGTGGGCACCGACGCGGACGCGGACGGCGTGTTCGAGGGCGAAGAGGTGATGTCCTCCATGTTCGTGTGCCAGCCCCTGCACACGCTGGACGGCAACTACCACGTGCGCAACGCGGTGGACCTGGTGGCGCTGGAGGGCATCTCCCGCATTCGCGGCAACCTCCTCTTCGCCGCCGGGACCGCCACGGAGGCCGTCCTCCCGGACCTGATGCTGGTCGAAGGCGCGCTGGAGGTCATCGAGACGTCGCTCGAACGCCTGGAGCTGCCCTCGCTGCGCCTCGTGAGAGGGCCGCTGCTGGTCTCCCAGAACGCCGCATTGAGCACGCTGTCCCTGGGCAACGGCAGCCACGCCCCGCTCTGGGTCCGGGGAGATTTCAGCCTGGTCTCCAATCCCTTGCTCTCCACGCTCGCGGGGGTCAGCGCGGTCTCCCCGGCGAACAGCCTCTTCCTGAAGGACAACGACGCCCTCGACGGGGGGTACTTCACCTATGTCGCCGGGCACCCCGGCGACATCACCGTGGAAGACAACGCGGCGCTCTCCACCCTCCCCTTCCGGCACCTCGAGTGGCTGGGCGGCTCCCTGACAATCCGTGGGAACTCCGCCCTGGGCTCCCTGAGCGGGACGGTGCTGCAGACGGTCGTCGGGGACCTGGTCATCGAAGACAACGCGGCCCTCTCCGGGTTGTGGGGTATGCCGGCGCTGACGTCCATTGGCGGCGCGCTCAGCGTGAGTGACAACGGCAACCTGCGCTCGGTGGAGGGAATGGACGCGCTCACCCAGGTGGGGACGCTCGAAGTCAACCGGAACGCGGTGTTGGAGGCGGCGGGGGCCTTCCCCAAGCTGGAGCGCGTCACCTCCGGCATGCATTTTCGTGGCAACGCCCTGCTGAAGGACCTGTGGGGGCTGGAGCGGGTGCGGAACACCGGCGTCCTGTACATCGGCGAGAACCCGCGGCTCTCCCGGCTGATGGGCTTGGACCGGCTGCGCACGCTGACCACCCTGACCGTGGAGAACAACGCGAGCCTCACCGACCTGTCGGACCTCGTCCTCCTCCACTCGGTGGAGGACCTGATGGTGCTCTCCAACGAGAACCTGCAGCGCCTGGACCTGAACGCCCTGGAGGACGTCGGCCGCTACTTCGTCGTCACGGAGAACCCCCGGCTGCCCACCTGTCTGGCCGTGTCGCTCGCCACGCGCGTGGGGCCGGGCGAAACGCCGGAGATTCGTGGCAATGACAGCTCGGCCGTCTGCGAGTGACCTCCCCCCGCGGCGACTCCCGTCATGAGGAAAAGAGACGCACCCATGCGATGGACCTGGATGACGGTGCTGGTGCTGCTCACGGGCTGTGACGGCATCGACCTGCGGAAGCTCGTCACGCAGCACGACGCCCGCACGCGGGTGGACGCGGAGTCGGCCGGGGAGCACTGCCCGCTCGGCGGCAGGGCCTTCCTCGCGGGGCTGGACCTGAACGACAACGGCGCGCTCGACGACGCCGAGGTGACGAGCACCGAGTACGTCTGCACCACGCCCACGCCCGGGGTGCTGGTGCACATGCAGGCCGTGGCCCCCGGCGAGCAGTGCCCTCACGGTGGGCACGTGTCACGCGCGGGCCAGGACACCAATGGCAACGACGTCCTGGAGGACGGCGAAGTCACCCGCGAGGTGTACGGCTGCGCCGACCCCGCCCCCGGCGGCGTGCTTCACCGCACCCAACATCAGCCCCCCGGGGGCCACATTCCTCCGTGGCTCTGTAGCTGGGGCCGCACCTGGGTGGAGGCCGGCACGGATACGAACGGGAACGGGCTGCTCGACG
Proteins encoded in this window:
- a CDS encoding caspase family protein is translated as MKKLGVLLGAAALLLARGASAEAVVRRALVIAHNGSDDPSLPSLRFADDDGVLWAETLQRLGVETTLLVDPDEATRATARPVLAGARPPTPDEVKREVARLRAANLVDHELGRQTDVLLVYVGHGNTDEAGRAYFTLDGGRLDKASLYADVVDPLGASYVHLIVDACRASGVVGSRGGQTDAAVLAELRGMLAREQLATRPTVGAVFAESDDGETHEWSRIRAGVFSHVARSGLMGAADINGDGQVEYSELGAFVTASLQGVKGLPARLSLHAFAPTREPRRPLVGPAPKGPSLPLPSGLEHSRISVEDSDGRRLADVRRSEDQYVLLRLPERDVYWIRTPTQEARITLAELSTGVIDLGDRELQERGPAEEALRKGLFAVPLDKAFYESYVAATGLAHVGVSQAFPPGAGGAFPRFMTRRPHAMEGWDLGWTGQQAPLGMDTLATGPTVTWRREAPLPSLYYGARASYGLTPLATDGIRTHRGALLGLLGAQAPKRLRVPLFLEAGAGWGFLGITRGQVRMGDPTVFSTYTAAGVTGSLAGVRLRLAATFTYDRVTLDNSNHWDRAFGFELALRR
- a CDS encoding protein phosphatase 1 regulatory subunit 42, which encodes MRRMWMAVLVLATGCDGIDLEQLVRQHPPLTRLDPEPAGANCVHGGHFVRTGLDRNDNGALDDDEVTRAEYACVTSIPGVLVRVQDEPAGANCTEGGKVYRAGQDTNGNGELDDSEVSRQVYGCASSGAVVTRVRPREPFIFPCGEQGAVVEAGQDQDGDGVLDDAEVRATANLCVLPSEVLLRQSPAPAGAACPTPSTQVDVGTDADADGVFEGEEVMSSMFVCQPLHTLDGNYHVRNAVDLVALEGISRIRGNLLFAAGTATEAVLPDLMLVEGALEVIETSLERLELPSLRLVRGPLLVSQNAALSTLSLGNGSHAPLWVRGDFSLVSNPLLSTLAGVSAVSPANSLFLKDNDALDGGYFTYVAGHPGDITVEDNAALSTLPFRHLEWLGGSLTIRGNSALGSLSGTVLQTVVGDLVIEDNAALSGLWGMPALTSIGGALSVSDNGNLRSVEGMDALTQVGTLEVNRNAVLEAAGAFPKLERVTSGMHFRGNALLKDLWGLERVRNTGVLYIGENPRLSRLMGLDRLRTLTTLTVENNASLTDLSDLVLLHSVEDLMVLSNENLQRLDLNALEDVGRYFVVTENPRLPTCLAVSLATRVGPGETPEIRGNDSSAVCE